The following proteins are co-located in the Phaenicophaeus curvirostris isolate KB17595 unplaced genomic scaffold, BPBGC_Pcur_1.0 scaffold_153, whole genome shotgun sequence genome:
- the MPDU1 gene encoding mannose-P-dolichol utilization defect 1 protein has protein sequence MAAMEALRPLLVPYFVPDSCFEELCLRLHLLHVPCLKILITKVLGYAIVAGSVLVKLPQVLKVWGARSGAGLSPTALGWSWWRWGAAWPTAPPGASPSGGG, from the exons ATGGCCGCCATGGAGGCGCTGCGCCCTCTCCTCGTGCCCTACTTCGTCCCCGATTCCTGCTTCGAGGAGCTCTGCCTGCGACTCCACCTCCTGCACG TTCCCTGCTTGAAAATCCTCATCACCAAAGTTCTGGGATACGCGATCGTCGCTGGCTCCGTCCTGG TGAAGCTGCCGCAGGTGCTGAAGGTTTGGGGCGCCCGCAGCGGGGCCGGGCTGAGCCCCACGGCGctgggctggagctggtggCGCTGGGGGGCAGCGTGGCCTACGGCTCCACCAGGGGCTTCCCCTTCAGGTgggggg